The following are from one region of the Sus scrofa isolate TJ Tabasco breed Duroc unplaced genomic scaffold, Sscrofa11.1 Contig666, whole genome shotgun sequence genome:
- the LOC100154120 gene encoding olfactory receptor 2G6-like produces MEQNNETSGGDFILLGFSDQPQLEVILFVVVLISYLLTLLGNTAIILVSCLDCRLHTPMYFFLTNLSSLDLCFTTSIVPQLLWNLKGPAKTITPVGCAIQLYVSLSLGSAECVLLTIMAFDRYVAVCRPLNYTSIMHPSFCKALAGVAWLSGVGNTLIQGTITLRLPRCGHRHLHHFLCEVPAMVKLACVDIQANEVQLFVATLVLLLLPVALILVSYGFIVQAVMKIKSVQAWRKALGTCGSHLLVVFLFFGPSSAIYIQPKRSYGRSQGKLLTLFYTVVTPTLNPLIYTLRNKDVKGALRRLLRRGQSS; encoded by the coding sequence ATGGAACAAAACAATGAAACCTCTGGGGGagattttattttgcttggaTTCTCAGACCAGCCTCAATTGGAGGTCATCCTTTTCGTGGTGGTGTTGATATCCTATCTTTTGACCCTCCTGGGCAACACAGCCATCATCCTGGTCTCCTGCCTGGACTGCAGACTTCACACacctatgtatttcttcctcacaaATCTCTCCTCTCTTGACCTTTGCTTCACCACCAGCATCGTCCCCCAGCTCCTCTGGAACCTGAAGGGACCAGCTAAGACCATCACGCCAGTGGGCTGTGCCATACAACTCTATGTGTCCCTGTCCCTGGGCTCCGCTGAGTGTGTTCTCCTTACCATCATGGCATTTGACCGCTACGTGGCAGTCTGCAGACCTCTTAATTACACTAGCATCATGCACCCATCATTTTGCAAGGCCTTAGCAGGAgtagcatggctcagtggagtaGGAAACACTCTCATCCAAGGAACCATCACCCTTCGGCTTCCTCGATGTGGACATCGCCACCTGCACCACTTCTTATGTGAAGTGCCCGCCATGGTCAAGTTGGCCTGCGTGGACATCCAAGCAAATGAAGTCCAGCTTTTTGTGGCCACATTagtcctccttcttcttcctgtgGCATTGATATTGGTCTCCTACGGATTCATTGTCCAAGCCGTGATGAAAATTAAGTCCGTCCAAGCTTGGCGCAAGGCTCTCGGGACCTGTGGTTCCCATCTACTGGTGGTGTTCCTCTTCTTTGGGCCCAGCTCGGCCATATACATTCAACCAAAGAGATCCTATGGCCGAAGTCAGGGCAAGCTCCTTACACTCTTTTATACTGTTGTCACCCCCACACTCAACCCCCTGATATATACTCTGCGGAACAAGGATGTGAAGGGAGCCCTGAGAAGACTGCTGAGAAGAGGACAAAGTTCCTAA